A portion of the Streptomyces sp. NBC_01335 genome contains these proteins:
- a CDS encoding sensor histidine kinase KdpD — protein MARGKLRIYLGAAPGVGKTYAMLSEAHRRVERGTDCVVAFVEHHDRPRTEVMLHGLEQIRRREIEYRSAVFTEMDVDAVLERAPQVALVDELAHTNVPGARNAKRWQDVEELLQAGIDVVSTVNIQHLESLGDVVESITGVRQRETVPDEVVRRADQIELVDMSPQALRRRMAHGNIYKPDKLDAALSNYFRPGNLTALRELALLWVADRVDEYLQQYRGEHNISSTWQARERIVVGLTGGPEGRTLIRRASRMAAKGSGSEILAVYIARSDGLTSASPKELTVQRTLVEDLGGTFHHVIGDDIPAALLAFARGVNATQIVLGSSRRKTWQYIYGPGVGATVARESGTDLDVHIVTHDEVAKGRGLPIARGARLGRARIIWGWLVGVGGPALLSVLLRSMEDGPGLANDVLLFLFLTVAAALLGGLLPALASAAAGSLLLNYWFTPPTHTLTVQDPENIVAIVIFFAVAVSVASVVDLAARRTHQAARLRAESEILSFLAGSVLRGETTLDALLERVRETFAMESVALLERQSDVEPWTCAGSVGPSPVTRPDDADVDMPVGDHMALALSGRVLPAEDRRVLGAFAAQAAVVLDRQRLVGEAERARRLAEGNRIRTALLAAVSHDLRTPLAAIKAAVSSLRSDDVAWSEEDEAELLEGIENGADRLDHLVGNLLDMSRLQTGTVTPLIREIDLDEVVPMALGGVPEGSVELDIPETLPMVAVDPGLLERAVANLVENAVKYSPDGTPVTVAASTLGDRVELRVSDRGPGVPDEAKRRIFEPFQRYGDAPRGAGVGLGLAVARGFAESMGGTLDAEDTPGGGMTMVLTLKTAADYVPASQDLSPQVTS, from the coding sequence ATGGCACGCGGCAAGCTTCGTATCTACCTGGGGGCGGCACCCGGCGTCGGCAAGACCTACGCCATGCTCTCGGAGGCCCACCGGCGCGTCGAACGGGGCACCGACTGCGTCGTCGCCTTCGTCGAGCACCACGACCGGCCCCGTACCGAGGTGATGCTGCACGGCCTCGAACAGATCCGGCGCCGCGAGATCGAGTACCGCTCGGCGGTCTTCACCGAGATGGACGTGGACGCCGTACTGGAACGGGCCCCCCAGGTCGCCCTCGTGGACGAACTCGCCCACACCAACGTCCCCGGCGCCCGCAACGCCAAGCGCTGGCAGGACGTCGAGGAACTCCTCCAGGCCGGCATCGACGTCGTCTCGACCGTCAACATCCAGCACCTGGAGTCGCTCGGGGACGTGGTCGAGTCGATAACCGGCGTCCGGCAGCGCGAGACCGTCCCCGACGAGGTCGTCCGCCGTGCCGACCAGATCGAACTGGTCGACATGTCGCCCCAGGCGCTGCGCCGCCGCATGGCCCACGGCAACATCTACAAGCCCGACAAGCTCGACGCGGCCCTCTCCAACTACTTCCGCCCCGGCAACCTCACCGCCCTGCGCGAGCTGGCCCTGCTCTGGGTCGCCGACCGGGTGGACGAATACCTCCAGCAGTACCGGGGCGAGCACAACATCAGCTCCACCTGGCAGGCCCGCGAACGCATCGTCGTGGGCCTCACCGGCGGACCCGAGGGCCGCACCCTCATACGCCGTGCCTCCCGGATGGCCGCCAAGGGCTCCGGCAGCGAGATCCTCGCCGTCTACATCGCCCGCAGCGACGGCCTCACCTCGGCCTCGCCCAAGGAACTCACCGTCCAGCGGACCCTGGTCGAGGACCTCGGCGGCACCTTCCACCACGTCATCGGCGACGACATCCCCGCCGCCCTCCTCGCCTTCGCGCGCGGGGTCAACGCCACCCAGATCGTCCTCGGCTCCAGCCGCCGCAAGACCTGGCAGTACATCTACGGCCCCGGGGTGGGCGCCACCGTCGCCCGCGAGTCCGGGACCGACCTCGACGTCCACATCGTCACCCACGACGAGGTGGCCAAGGGCAGAGGGCTGCCCATCGCCCGGGGCGCCCGGCTCGGCCGCGCCCGGATCATCTGGGGCTGGCTCGTCGGCGTCGGCGGCCCCGCGCTCCTCTCCGTACTGCTGCGCAGCATGGAGGACGGCCCCGGGCTCGCCAACGACGTCCTGCTCTTCCTCTTCCTGACCGTGGCCGCCGCCCTGCTCGGCGGCCTGCTCCCGGCGCTCGCCTCCGCCGCCGCCGGGTCCCTGCTGCTGAACTACTGGTTCACCCCACCGACCCACACCCTCACCGTGCAGGACCCGGAGAACATCGTCGCCATCGTGATCTTCTTCGCGGTGGCGGTGTCGGTCGCCTCCGTGGTGGACCTGGCGGCGAGACGGACCCACCAGGCCGCACGGCTGCGCGCCGAGTCGGAGATCCTCTCCTTCCTGGCCGGCAGCGTGCTGCGCGGCGAGACGACGCTGGACGCCCTGCTGGAGCGGGTCCGCGAGACCTTCGCCATGGAGTCCGTCGCCCTGCTGGAACGGCAGAGCGACGTCGAACCGTGGACCTGCGCCGGTTCGGTCGGGCCCAGCCCGGTGACCCGGCCCGACGACGCCGACGTGGACATGCCGGTCGGCGACCACATGGCGCTCGCCCTCTCCGGCCGGGTCCTGCCCGCCGAGGACCGCCGGGTGCTCGGCGCGTTCGCCGCCCAGGCGGCCGTCGTGCTCGACCGCCAGCGCCTGGTCGGCGAGGCAGAGAGGGCCCGCAGGCTCGCCGAGGGCAACCGCATCCGGACCGCCCTGCTGGCCGCCGTCAGCCACGACCTGCGTACCCCGCTCGCCGCCATCAAGGCCGCCGTCAGCTCTCTGCGCTCCGACGACGTCGCCTGGTCCGAGGAGGACGAGGCCGAACTCCTCGAAGGCATAGAGAACGGCGCCGACCGCCTGGACCACCTGGTCGGCAACCTCCTCGACATGTCGCGCCTCCAGACCGGGACCGTCACCCCGCTGATCCGGGAGATCGACCTCGACGAGGTGGTCCCGATGGCGCTCGGAGGCGTACCCGAGGGGAGCGTCGAGCTCGACATCCCGGAGACCCTGCCGATGGTCGCCGTCGACCCGGGCCTGCTGGAACGCGCCGTGGCCAACCTCGTCGAGAACGCCGTCAAGTACAGTCCGGACGGCACACCCGTCACCGTGGCCGCCAGCACACTGGGCGACCGCGTCGAGCTCCGGGTCTCCGACCGGGGCCCCGGCGTCCCCGACGAGGCCAAGCGGCGGATCTTCGAGCCCTTCCAGCGGTACGGCGACGCCCCGCGCGGCGCCGGGGTCGGCCTCGGCCTCGCGGTCGCCCGGGGATTCGCCGAGTCGATGGGCGGCACCCTCGACGCCGAGGACACCCCCGGCGGCGGCATGACCATGGTGCTCACCCTCAAGACGGCGGCCGACTACGTACCCGCCAGCCAGGACCTGTCCCCGCAGGTCACCTCGTGA
- a CDS encoding response regulator encodes MTRVLVVDDEPQIVRALVINLKARKYEVDAAPDGATALQLAAARHPDVVVLDLGLPDMDGVEVIKGLRGWTRVPILVLSARHTSDEKVEALDAGADDYVTKPFGMDELLARLRASVRRAEPVGQDGADDVVIVETEGFTVDLAAKKVHRDGRDVRLTPTEWHLLEVLVRNSGRLVSQKQLLQEVWGPSYGTETNYLRVYMAQLRRKLEADPSHPRHFVTEPGMGYRFERG; translated from the coding sequence ATGACCCGGGTGCTTGTGGTCGACGACGAGCCGCAGATCGTACGCGCCCTCGTGATCAACCTGAAGGCGCGGAAGTACGAGGTCGACGCCGCGCCCGACGGGGCCACCGCCCTCCAGCTCGCGGCCGCCCGCCACCCCGACGTGGTGGTGCTGGACCTCGGCCTGCCCGACATGGACGGCGTCGAGGTCATCAAGGGGCTCCGGGGCTGGACCCGGGTGCCGATCCTGGTTCTCTCCGCCCGGCACACCTCGGACGAGAAGGTGGAGGCGCTGGACGCGGGCGCCGACGACTACGTGACCAAGCCCTTCGGCATGGACGAGCTGCTGGCCCGGCTGCGGGCCTCGGTCCGCCGGGCCGAGCCGGTCGGCCAGGACGGCGCCGACGACGTGGTGATCGTCGAGACCGAGGGCTTCACCGTCGACCTGGCGGCCAAGAAGGTCCACCGCGACGGCCGTGACGTCCGCCTCACCCCCACCGAGTGGCACCTGCTGGAAGTCCTCGTCCGCAACAGCGGCCGCCTCGTCAGCCAGAAGCAGCTCCTCCAGGAGGTCTGGGGCCCCTCCTACGGCACCGAGACCAACTACCTGCGGGTCTACATGGCCCAGCTCCGGCGAAAGCTGGAGGCGGACCCCTCGCACCCCCGGCACTTCGTCACCGAGCCGGGCATGGGCTACCGCTTCGAGCGCGGCTGA
- a CDS encoding OB-fold nucleic acid binding domain-containing protein, producing MLDRLSSSQEDLESEELREDAHASGCTRISECSDRQIVKVAGTLRTVTLRPRAGVPALEAELFDGTAPLDVVWLGRRSIVGIEPGRRLIVSGRVAMSHGRRVLFNPTYELRPLGKE from the coding sequence ATGCTCGACCGCCTCTCCAGCTCCCAGGAGGACCTGGAGTCCGAGGAGCTCCGGGAGGACGCGCACGCGTCGGGGTGCACCCGCATCTCCGAATGCTCGGACCGCCAGATCGTCAAGGTGGCTGGTACGTTGCGGACCGTCACCCTGCGACCGCGCGCCGGAGTGCCCGCCCTGGAGGCGGAGCTCTTCGACGGCACAGCGCCGCTGGACGTGGTCTGGCTCGGCCGCCGCTCCATCGTCGGCATCGAGCCCGGCCGCCGGCTCATCGTCTCGGGCCGCGTCGCCATGAGCCACGGGCGCCGGGTGCTGTTCAACCCCACATACGAATTGCGACCGCTGGGCAAGGAGTAG
- a CDS encoding DUF3159 domain-containing protein, protein MTSDDKPTHDGDRTPDTDQQDAANRAVTEAALFEAFGGVRGMVETVLPGLLFVTIFTVNKNLHVSAIAALAVSLLLVVVRLVRKDTVKHAFSGVFGVAFGVVFAMITGNAKDFYLPGMLYTLGLALAYLITTLAGVPLIGLILGPVFKENLSWRTRNPGRKRAYAKASYAWGLILLAKCAILFPLYWWADTTQLGWVLIGLKIPPFLLAVYLTWVFLAKAPAPIDVFAEMEAAEQAEKDREAERAAEREAEAEKARSSETAAARNHDV, encoded by the coding sequence GTGACGTCTGACGACAAGCCGACGCACGACGGGGACCGTACCCCGGACACGGATCAGCAGGACGCGGCGAACAGGGCGGTCACCGAGGCCGCCCTCTTCGAGGCGTTCGGCGGGGTCCGGGGGATGGTGGAGACCGTCCTGCCCGGACTGCTCTTCGTCACCATCTTCACCGTCAACAAGAACCTGCACGTCTCGGCCATCGCAGCCCTGGCGGTCTCGCTGCTGCTGGTCGTCGTCCGGCTGGTCCGCAAGGACACCGTCAAGCACGCCTTCAGCGGCGTCTTCGGCGTGGCCTTCGGTGTGGTCTTCGCGATGATCACGGGCAACGCCAAGGACTTCTACCTCCCGGGCATGCTCTACACGCTCGGCCTGGCGCTGGCCTACCTGATCACCACCCTGGCGGGCGTCCCGCTGATCGGGCTGATCCTCGGCCCGGTCTTCAAGGAGAACCTCTCCTGGCGGACCAGGAACCCCGGCCGCAAGCGCGCCTACGCCAAGGCCAGCTACGCCTGGGGCCTCATCCTGCTCGCCAAGTGCGCGATCCTCTTCCCGCTCTACTGGTGGGCCGACACCACGCAGCTCGGCTGGGTGCTGATCGGACTGAAGATCCCGCCGTTCCTGCTCGCGGTGTACCTCACCTGGGTCTTCCTGGCCAAGGCGCCGGCCCCGATCGACGTCTTCGCCGAGATGGAGGCCGCCGAGCAGGCGGAGAAGGACCGCGAGGCGGAGCGGGCGGCGGAACGCGAGGCGGAGGCCGAGAAGGCCCGGAGCTCGGAGACCGCGGCGGCGCGGAACCACGACGTCTGA
- a CDS encoding phytanoyl-CoA dioxygenase family protein, translating into MTRHAHPRTATAGLDVDVSRDVEALYTDGITARKGAFTPEWTDRLREDIEVAFEEARGRPGGAVGRGPHRYYVEIHPEQLRGFVDLVDHPWVRSVCEAVLGPDYRIVELGFDVPMEGAVNQPWHRDFPMPEETRAERRLTSLAFNVTAVDTEEDMGPFEIAPGTQWDDSPEFGHGMFPPRPHYPRYEERAVRKYPERGDISARSALTVHRGTTNHSAKPRPVLVLGVDGPEATNGERHDTAATRPYWESLPERVRRHLDCAVVDVLVPVTQKHTIEGLVMGDA; encoded by the coding sequence ATGACCCGGCACGCCCACCCCCGCACCGCGACGGCCGGCCTCGACGTCGACGTGTCGCGGGACGTGGAGGCCCTGTACACGGACGGCATCACCGCGAGGAAGGGAGCGTTCACCCCGGAGTGGACCGACCGGCTCCGCGAGGACATCGAAGTGGCCTTCGAAGAGGCGCGCGGGCGGCCCGGCGGCGCGGTCGGACGCGGCCCGCACCGCTACTACGTGGAGATCCACCCCGAGCAGCTGCGCGGCTTCGTGGACCTCGTCGACCACCCGTGGGTGCGGTCCGTGTGCGAGGCCGTGCTCGGCCCCGACTACCGGATCGTCGAGCTGGGCTTCGACGTACCGATGGAAGGCGCGGTCAACCAGCCGTGGCACCGGGACTTCCCCATGCCCGAGGAGACCCGCGCCGAGCGGCGGCTGACCTCCCTCGCCTTCAACGTGACGGCCGTCGACACCGAGGAGGACATGGGCCCCTTCGAGATAGCCCCGGGCACCCAGTGGGACGACAGCCCGGAGTTCGGCCACGGCATGTTCCCGCCCCGGCCGCACTACCCGCGCTACGAGGAACGAGCCGTCCGCAAGTACCCCGAGCGCGGCGACATCTCGGCCCGCAGTGCGCTGACCGTCCACCGCGGCACCACGAACCACTCGGCGAAACCGCGCCCCGTGCTGGTCCTCGGGGTCGACGGCCCGGAGGCCACGAACGGCGAGCGGCACGACACCGCCGCGACCCGTCCGTACTGGGAGAGCCTGCCCGAGCGGGTCCGGCGCCACCTCGACTGCGCGGTCGTCGACGTGCTGGTGCCGGTGACCCAGAAGCACACCATCGAGGGCCTGGTCATGGGCGACGCCTGA
- a CDS encoding LacI family DNA-binding transcriptional regulator yields MSSSLKDVALRAGVSPRTVSNVVNGSAPVAEQTRLRVQQAIDELGYRPNLAARSLRAGRTGIIGLAIPELHSPYFAELAGLLVEEAQRRSWTVIIDQTLGDAEAERRLLTGDGGRVMDGLVISPWALEARDLTATARALPVVLLGERSPGGLADRVAVDNVAAADEATTHLLERGRRRVAAIGLQPHLENGTAEQRAAGYRRALRRAGIEPRPAWERSVTALHRSDGARAMAELLDGGGGAGGGTGWGSGDEVPDAVFAFSDELALGALHTAHARGVRVPEDLAIVGFDDIEDGRFSHPGLTTVSPDKRQIAARALQCLADRVYSPRNELPASDLTIPHRLVVRGSTGGPGAHAR; encoded by the coding sequence GTGAGCAGCAGCCTGAAGGACGTGGCCCTCCGCGCCGGGGTCTCCCCGCGCACGGTGTCGAACGTGGTCAACGGCTCCGCGCCGGTCGCGGAGCAGACCCGCCTGCGGGTGCAGCAGGCCATCGACGAGCTGGGATACCGGCCCAACCTCGCGGCGCGCAGCCTGCGCGCCGGCCGTACGGGCATCATCGGCCTCGCCATCCCGGAGCTGCACTCGCCCTACTTCGCCGAACTCGCCGGCCTGCTGGTGGAGGAGGCGCAACGCCGGTCGTGGACCGTGATCATCGACCAGACCCTGGGCGACGCCGAGGCGGAGCGGCGGCTGCTGACCGGGGACGGGGGCCGGGTGATGGACGGACTCGTCATCAGCCCCTGGGCGCTGGAAGCCCGGGACCTCACGGCCACCGCTCGCGCCCTGCCGGTCGTGCTGCTCGGCGAGCGGAGCCCCGGGGGACTGGCGGACCGGGTGGCGGTCGACAACGTCGCCGCCGCCGACGAGGCCACCACCCATCTGCTGGAGCGCGGCCGCCGCCGCGTCGCCGCCATCGGCCTCCAGCCGCATCTGGAGAACGGTACGGCCGAGCAGCGGGCGGCGGGATACCGCAGGGCACTGCGGCGGGCCGGTATCGAGCCCCGCCCCGCGTGGGAGCGCTCCGTGACCGCGCTGCACCGGAGCGACGGGGCCCGGGCCATGGCGGAGCTGCTCGACGGGGGCGGGGGCGCGGGCGGTGGTACCGGCTGGGGCTCTGGCGATGAGGTCCCCGACGCGGTGTTCGCGTTCAGTGACGAGCTGGCCCTGGGCGCCTTGCACACGGCGCACGCGCGGGGCGTACGGGTCCCGGAGGACCTGGCGATCGTCGGGTTCGACGACATCGAGGACGGCCGGTTCAGCCACCCGGGCCTCACCACGGTCTCGCCCGACAAGCGCCAGATCGCCGCGCGGGCCCTGCAGTGCCTCGCCGACCGCGTCTACAGCCCCCGCAACGAGCTGCCCGCCTCCGACCTGACGATCCCGCACCGGCTCGTCGTCCGCGGCAGCACCGGCGGCCCCGGGGCGCACGCACGCTGA
- a CDS encoding potassium channel family protein: MRVAIAGAGAVGRSIAAELLENGHEVLLVDKAPTAISVERVPMAEWLLADACEITSLDEAALQRCNVVIAATGDDKVNLVVSLLAKTEYGVPRVVARVNNPKNEWLFNESWGVDVAVSTPRLMSALVEEAVSVGDLVRLLRFSHGDANLVELTLPPESAVAGTQVGAVEWPEDTSLVTIIRGTRVLTPSPEETLEAGDELLFVAAQAREEQLEDLLSVRRGVAAED, encoded by the coding sequence ATGCGCGTGGCGATTGCCGGCGCCGGCGCGGTGGGCCGTTCCATCGCGGCCGAGCTGCTGGAGAACGGGCACGAGGTCCTGCTCGTCGACAAGGCCCCCACCGCCATCTCGGTGGAGCGGGTCCCCATGGCCGAGTGGCTCCTCGCGGACGCCTGCGAGATCACCTCGCTGGACGAGGCTGCGCTCCAGCGCTGCAACGTCGTGATCGCGGCGACCGGTGACGACAAGGTCAACCTGGTCGTCTCGCTGCTCGCGAAGACCGAGTACGGGGTGCCGAGGGTCGTGGCCCGCGTCAACAACCCCAAGAACGAGTGGCTCTTCAACGAGTCCTGGGGCGTCGACGTCGCGGTCTCCACGCCCCGTCTGATGTCGGCGCTGGTGGAAGAGGCGGTGAGCGTCGGCGACCTGGTCCGGCTGCTGCGCTTCAGCCACGGCGACGCCAACCTGGTCGAGCTGACCCTGCCCCCGGAGTCGGCCGTGGCCGGCACGCAGGTGGGCGCGGTGGAGTGGCCCGAGGACACCTCCCTGGTCACCATCATCCGGGGTACGCGGGTGCTGACCCCGAGCCCCGAGGAGACGCTGGAGGCCGGTGACGAGCTGCTGTTCGTGGCCGCGCAGGCCCGCGAGGAGCAGCTCGAAGACCTGCTGTCGGTACGCCGAGGGGTAGCGGCGGAGGACTGA
- a CDS encoding potassium channel family protein encodes MHIVIMGCGRVGAALAQTLEQQGHTVAVIDQDPTAFRRLGSGFGGRRVTGVGFDQDTLREAGIEEAGAFAAVSSGDNSNIIAARVAREMFSIENVAARIYDPRRAEVYQRLGIPTVATVRWTADQMLRRLLPSGAEPLWRDPSGGVQLAEVHTSAAWIGHKISTLQEETGVRVAFLTRLGEAILPSSQTVLQEGDLVHVMMRTDEVAKVEAAFAEGPEEGGH; translated from the coding sequence GTGCATATCGTCATCATGGGCTGCGGGCGAGTCGGAGCCGCTCTCGCGCAGACCCTGGAACAGCAGGGGCACACGGTCGCCGTGATCGATCAGGACCCCACGGCGTTCCGACGCCTCGGTTCCGGGTTCGGTGGCCGCCGTGTCACCGGAGTCGGCTTCGACCAGGACACCCTCCGCGAGGCGGGTATCGAGGAAGCCGGCGCCTTCGCCGCCGTCAGCAGTGGCGACAACTCGAACATCATCGCCGCCCGGGTGGCCCGCGAGATGTTCAGCATCGAGAACGTCGCGGCCCGCATCTACGATCCCCGCCGCGCGGAGGTCTACCAGCGTCTCGGCATTCCCACCGTGGCCACGGTCCGCTGGACTGCGGACCAGATGCTGCGGCGGCTGCTGCCGTCCGGCGCCGAGCCGCTGTGGCGCGACCCGAGCGGCGGTGTGCAGCTCGCGGAGGTGCACACCTCGGCGGCGTGGATCGGTCACAAGATCAGCACGCTCCAGGAGGAGACGGGGGTGCGTGTGGCTTTCCTCACCCGACTGGGTGAAGCGATCCTGCCCTCGTCCCAGACGGTGCTGCAGGAGGGTGACCTGGTCCACGTGATGATGCGTACGGACGAGGTCGCGAAGGTCGAGGCGGCCTTCGCCGAGGGCCCCGAGGAAGGCGGTCACTGA
- a CDS encoding APC family permease, which produces MSKLTDVPKRILIGRALRSDKLGETLLPKRIALPVFASDPLSSVAYAPGEVLLVLSIAGVSAYHFSPWIAVAVVVLMFTVVASYRQNVHAYPSGGGDYEVATTNLGPKAGLTVASALLVDYVLTVAVSIASGVENLGSAIPFVVEHKTLCAIAAIVLLTLMNLRGVKESGKLFAIPTYLFVVGVFIMILWGAFRGLVLGDSMHAPTADFTIKPEHGGLAGFALVFLLLRAFSSGCAALTGVEAISNGVPAFRKPKSKNAATTLLMMGLLAVTMFCGIIALAMVTDVKMAENPAKDLFHNGSSVGSSFVQDPVISQVAAAVFGDGSFLFVVLAAATALVLFLAANTAYNGFPLLGSILAQDRYLPRQLHTRGDRLAFSNGIVLLAGAAILLVWIYGADSTRLIQLYIVGVFVSFTLSQTGMVRHWNRHLRTEKDPNTRRRMIRSRAINTFGAFFTGLVLVVVLATKFTHGAWVALLGMVIFYGTMTAIRKHYDRVAREIAADETPSDETVRPSRVHAIVLVSKLHRPTLRALAYAKLIRTDHLEALSISVDPQETKALREDWERRGINVPLKILDSPYREVTRPVIEYVKGLRRESPRDVVSVYIPEYVVGHWYEHLLHNQSALRLKGRLLFTPGVMVTSVPYQLESSEVAKKRARRRAEWTAPGSVRRGPVERRPKEQAKKP; this is translated from the coding sequence GTGTCCAAACTGACCGACGTGCCCAAGCGGATCTTGATCGGACGGGCTCTGCGCAGCGACAAGCTGGGAGAAACGCTCCTCCCCAAGCGCATCGCCCTCCCCGTCTTCGCATCCGACCCGCTGTCCTCGGTGGCGTACGCCCCGGGAGAAGTTCTCCTGGTGCTCTCCATCGCGGGCGTGTCGGCGTACCACTTCAGCCCGTGGATCGCGGTCGCCGTCGTGGTCCTGATGTTCACGGTCGTCGCCTCGTACCGGCAGAACGTCCACGCCTACCCGAGCGGCGGCGGCGACTACGAGGTCGCCACCACCAACCTCGGCCCGAAGGCCGGACTCACCGTCGCCAGTGCGCTGCTCGTCGACTACGTCCTCACCGTCGCCGTGTCGATCGCCTCCGGCGTCGAGAACCTCGGCTCCGCGATCCCCTTCGTGGTGGAGCACAAGACGCTCTGCGCGATCGCCGCGATCGTGCTGCTGACCCTGATGAACCTGCGCGGCGTGAAGGAGTCGGGGAAGCTCTTCGCCATCCCGACGTACCTCTTCGTCGTCGGCGTCTTCATCATGATCCTCTGGGGCGCCTTCCGCGGGCTGGTCCTCGGTGACTCCATGCACGCGCCGACCGCCGACTTCACGATCAAGCCCGAACACGGGGGACTGGCCGGTTTCGCGCTGGTCTTCCTGCTGCTGCGCGCCTTCTCCTCCGGATGTGCCGCGCTCACCGGTGTCGAGGCGATCAGCAACGGCGTACCCGCCTTCCGCAAGCCGAAGAGCAAGAACGCCGCGACCACCCTCCTGATGATGGGCCTGCTGGCCGTCACCATGTTCTGCGGCATCATCGCGCTGGCCATGGTCACCGACGTCAAGATGGCCGAGAACCCGGCGAAGGACCTGTTCCACAACGGTTCCTCGGTCGGCTCCAGCTTCGTCCAGGACCCGGTGATCTCCCAGGTCGCCGCAGCCGTCTTCGGCGACGGCTCCTTCCTCTTCGTCGTCCTCGCCGCGGCCACCGCGCTGGTGCTCTTCCTCGCGGCGAACACCGCGTACAACGGCTTCCCGCTGCTCGGCTCGATCCTCGCCCAGGACCGCTACCTGCCGCGCCAGCTGCACACCCGCGGCGACCGCCTCGCCTTCTCCAACGGCATCGTGCTGCTGGCCGGTGCGGCCATCCTGCTGGTCTGGATCTACGGCGCGGACTCCACCCGCCTGATCCAGCTCTACATCGTCGGCGTCTTCGTCTCCTTCACCCTCAGCCAGACGGGCATGGTCCGGCACTGGAACCGGCACCTGCGCACCGAGAAGGACCCGAACACCCGCCGCCGCATGATCCGCTCGCGGGCCATCAACACCTTCGGCGCCTTCTTCACCGGCCTGGTGCTGGTCGTCGTCCTCGCCACCAAGTTCACCCACGGTGCCTGGGTCGCCCTGCTCGGCATGGTGATCTTCTACGGAACGATGACCGCGATCCGTAAGCACTACGACCGCGTCGCCCGCGAGATCGCCGCCGACGAGACCCCGTCCGACGAGACCGTCCGGCCCTCGCGCGTCCACGCGATCGTCCTGGTCTCCAAGCTCCACCGCCCCACCCTGCGCGCCCTCGCCTACGCCAAGCTGATCCGCACGGACCACCTGGAGGCGCTCTCCATCAGCGTCGACCCGCAGGAGACGAAGGCGCTGCGCGAGGACTGGGAACGGCGCGGCATCAACGTCCCGCTCAAGATCCTCGACTCCCCGTACCGCGAGGTGACCCGCCCGGTCATCGAGTACGTCAAGGGACTGCGCCGGGAGAGCCCGCGCGACGTGGTGAGCGTGTACATCCCCGAGTACGTCGTCGGGCACTGGTACGAGCACCTGCTCCACAATCAGAGCGCGCTCCGGCTGAAGGGGCGGCTGCTCTTCACCCCCGGCGTCATGGTCACCTCCGTGCCGTACCAGCTGGAGTCCTCCGAGGTCGCGAAGAAGCGCGCCCGCAGGCGCGCCGAGTGGACCGCCCCGGGCTCCGTCCGGCGCGGACCGGTCGAGCGGCGGCCCAAGGAGCAGGCGAAGAAGCCCTGA